A single Drosophila ananassae strain 14024-0371.13 chromosome 3L, ASM1763931v2, whole genome shotgun sequence DNA region contains:
- the LOC6495272 gene encoding cuticular protein 47Eg — MKFFIAFACLLALAYANEDAGVLRNDAEVNVDSFKYALKLDNSVDVEQAGNLNGEEWIVKGTQGWTSPEGEAVSIQYVADANGYQVLSANPPLPTPPPIPEAIQRALEWIAAHPSKDA, encoded by the exons ATGAAGTTCTTC ATTGCTTTCGCCTGCCTGCTGGCTCTGGCCTACGCCAACGAAGATGCCGGTGTTCTCCGCAACGATGCCGAAGTGAACGTTGATAGCTTCAAGTATGCCCTGAAACTGGATAACTCTGTGGATGTTGAACAGGCTGGTAACCTGAATGGTGAGGAGTGGATTGTGAAAGGTACGCAGGGATGGACCTCTCCCGAGGGTGAGGCCGTGTCCATCCAGTATGTTGCCGATGCCAATGGATACCAGGTTCTGTCTGCCAACCCCCCTCTGCCCACCCCACCCCCAATCCCAGAGGCCATCCAGCGCGCTCTTGAGTGGATCGCTGCCCATCCCTCCAAGGATGCCTAA
- the LOC6495271 gene encoding trafficking protein particle complex subunit 2-like protein — translation MAFCIAVIGKDNAPMYLTTSDMEQELDLQYHVHAALDVVEEKCLIGKGAPESKELYLGLLYSTENHKIYGFVTNSRVKFIVVIDSSNVALRENEVRAIFRNLHILYTDAVCNPFYIPGEPLASKKFDRAVQKLMNGNA, via the exons atggcATTTTGCATTGCAGTAATTGGAAAGGAT AATGCGCCCATGTACCTGACCACGTCCGACATGGAACAGGAGCTGGATTTACAGTACCATGTTCACGCAGCACTGGACGTTGTGGAAGAGAAGTGCCTGATTGGAAAAGGGGCTCCCGAGTCCAAGGAACTCTATCTGGGACTGCTCTACTCCACCGAGAACCACAAAAT TTATGGTTTTGTAACCAACTCCAGGGTGAAGTTCATCGTGGTCATCGACTCCAGTAACGTTGCCCTGAGGGAGAACGAGGTGCGAGCG ATCTTCCGAAATCTGCATATACTTTACACAGATGCCGTGTGTAATCCATTCTACATTCCCGGAGAGCCGTTGGCTTCCAA AAAATTTGATCGCGCAGTGCAAAAACTAATGAACGGCAATGCTTAG
- the LOC6495390 gene encoding protein Vhl: MALQIAHNNREPPQPGGPMVEVYVLFVNTTHRTLDLYWMCFRDQENMYLTLKPFEEVRVNTFNTHSWFFRDYYTGERMHVRSRRIFHPVRIRVPKNPQHPDQLCDVRSQVLIHFPMRTLRENCLWLIARWLIRTSNAPRRIINGYHIPTTLKQQLLLLLTTIESYSRVASTRRRR, encoded by the coding sequence ATGGCGTTGCAAATAGCTCACAACAACCGCGAGCCACCGCAACCTGGAGGTCCCATGGTCGAGGTGTACGTGCTTTTTGTCAACACAACCCATCGGACACTCGACCTGTACTGGATGTGTTTCCGCGACCAGGAGAACATGTACCTAACACTGAAGCCCTTCGAGGAGGTGCGGGTGAATACCTTCAACACGCACAGCTGGTTCTTTCGCGACTACTACACGGGCGAACGGATGCATGTGCGCTCCAGGCGCATCTTTCATCCGGTCCGGATACGAGTGCCCAAGAATCCCCAGCACCCCGACCAGCTATGCGACGTCCGGAGCCAGGTGTTGATCCACTTTCCTATGCGAACGCTGCGAGAGAACTGCCTTTGGCTGATCGCCCGCTGGCTGATAAGGACGAGCAATGCGCCGAGGAGAATAATCAACGGATACCACATCCCAACGACGCTGAAGCAACAGCTACTGTTGCTCCTCACCACCATAGAGTCGTATTCCCGTGTGGCAAGCACCAGACGTCGTCGTTAA
- the LOC6495270 gene encoding WD repeat-containing protein 48 homolog — protein MLTHKTCQARKKMQVSFVIRDAEEKQHRNGVNALQLDANNGKLYSAGRDAIIRVWNTRTESNEKYIQSMEHHNDWVNDIVLCCNGRNLISASCDTTVKVWNAQKGFCMSTLRTHRDYVQALAYAKDREQVASAGLDKAIFLWDVNTLTALTASNNTVTTSSLTGSKDSIYSLAMNPSGTVIVSGSTENILRIWDPRTCMRSMKLRGHTENVRCLVVSPDGNQVVSGSSDGTIKVWNLGQQRCVQTIHVHKEGVWSLLMSENFQYIISGSRDRNIIVTEMRNPSNKMLVCEEQAPVLSLGYNIDKTGVWATTWNSDIRCWKLPMYDRCTLNSSGGLDAQWTQGGTELACIKGGAAIKECTVLNDKRYIITKDSQDQVVVYDVLRVVKKEQLGAVDYEAEVKKRNKQVYIPNWFTVDLKTGMPTIVLGQEEVDCFAAWVSIEAGLPECVDPTTEIKINYGKLLLEALLEHWTPHNMPPNDMDQDMHGNGYFQVPKHTPVIFSEVGGRTVCRLLVRDAAGDSESTLLQETAPQWVTDVVIEKNIPKFLKIPFFLQPHPQMTKPERTKKDRLVANEFIQCRKVCEHVLEKVLNAETTPSGGNANNSLQNSQSDANSEGSQLPAEERIELWCNDVVVDPNMDLRTVRHFIWKQSTDLTFQYKTKQNFNYDGSIGDSLERVTRKY, from the exons ATGTTGACGCACAAAACTTGTCAGGCCCGTAAGAAAATGCAG GTTTCCTTTGTGATACGGGACGCCGAGGAGAAACAGCACCGGAATGGCGTCAATGCACTGCAGTTGGATGCGAATAACGGAAAACTTTATTCTGCCGGACGAGACGCCATCATCCGGGTATGGAACACACGCACCGAGTCCAATGAAAAGTACATACAGTCCATGGAGCACCACAACGACTGGGTCAACGACATAGTCCTCTGCTGCAATGGCAGGAACC TTATTAGCGCTAGTTGTGATACCACAGTTAAGGTGTGGAATGCCCAGAAGGGATTCTGCATGTCCACCCTCCGCACGCACCGCGACTATGTCCAGGCTCTGGCCTACGCCAAGGATCGGGAACAGGTGGCCAGTGCCGGACTGGATAAGGCCATCTTCCTGTGGGACGTGAACACATTAACAGCTCTTACTGCCAGCAACAATACTGTGACCACCTCTAGTCTGACCGGGTCCAAGGACTCGATCTACAGCCTCGCCATGAACCCATCTGGCACGGTAATCGTGAGCGGCTCCACGGAAAACATTCTTCGTATATGGGACCCGCGCACCTGCATGCGCAGCATGAAGCTGCGTGGTCACACGGAGAATGTGAGATGCCTTGTGGTATCGCCAGATGGCAATCAGGTGGTTTCCGGCAGTTCTGATGGAACTATCAAGGTGTGGAATCTGGGCCAACAGCGATGTGTCCAGACGATTCACGTTCACAAGGAAGGTGTGTGGTCGCTTCTGATGAGCGAGAACTTCCAGTACATAATCTCCGGCAGCAGAGACCGGAACATCATTGTGACAGAAATGCGTAATCCCAGCAATAAGATGCTTGTTTGCGAGGAGCAGGCGCCCGTGCTCAGTTTGGGATACAACATTGACAAGACGGGAGTGTGGGCGACCACCTGGAACTCGGACATTCGTTGCTGGAAGCTGCCCATGTACGATAGGTGCACCCTTAACTCCTCCGGCGGCTTGGACGCCCAGTGGACTCAAGGAGGAACGGAACTGGCGTGTATCAAGGGAGGAGCTGCCATCAAAGAGTGCACAGTGCTGAATGACAAACGGTATATCATAACCAAGGACTCACAGGACCAGGTAGTGGTATACGATGTCCTGAGGGTGGTGAAAAAAGAGCAATTGGGAGCGGTGGACTACGAGGCGGAAGTAAAGAAGCGCAACAAGCAGGTTTACATTCCCAATTGGTTTACTGTCGACCTAAAAACCGGG ATGCCAACAATAGTGTTGGGTCAGGAGGAAGTAGATTGCTTTGCGGCTTGGGTTTCTATTGAAGCTGGACTGCCGGAATGCGTCGATCCCACAACAGAGATTAAG ATTAACTATGGAAAGTTACTGCTGGAGGCCCTACTAGAACACTGGACCCCGCACAACATGCCACCAAACGACATGGATCAGGACATGCACGGCAATGGATACTTCCAAGTGCCTAAGCACACACCCGTCATTTTTAG TGAAGTGGGAGGTCGCACCGTGTGTCGGCTTCTGGTCCGCGATGCAGCCGGAGACAGCGAGAGCACTTTGCTTCAAGAGACTGCGCCACAATGGGTGACCGATGTGGTGATCGAAAAGAACATACCCAAGTTCCTTAAAATACCGTTCTTCCTGCAGCCTCATCCCCAAATGACCAAGCCAGAGCGCACGAAGAAG GATCGTTTGGTTGCCAACGAATTTATTCAATGCCGAAAAGTCTGCGAGCATGTTCTGGAGAAGGTGCTCAATGCGGAGACAACTCCAAGTGGTGGCAATGCCAACAATTCGCTGCAAAACAGTCAGAGTGATGCCAACTCTGAGGGATCTCAGCTCCCAGCAGAGGAACGCATCGAGCTGTGGTGTAATGATGTG GTTGTGGATCCCAATATGGATTTGCGCACTGTCCGCCACTTTATTTGGAAGCAATCGACAGATCTTACGtttcaatacaaaacaaagcaaaacTTCAACTACGATG GTTCGATCGGGGATAGTTTGGAGCGCGTGACGCGCAAGTATTGA
- the LOC6495391 gene encoding uncharacterized protein LOC6495391: protein MANAQTNNACSICDRVGLKPFTRENVFNYYIPLHGLVSYGALSVNVMNPQIVPQLLPKKDLTNVFLISAVVGSAFYIYGRPHLKDVKNNKRGAYALLGATLFSMGSVLAWALIKSACPKDNALLATLAGLGTGAAFVKLGTDYIQEVDKLQKN, encoded by the coding sequence atggccaACGCACAGACCAACAATGCCTGCAGCATATGTGATCGGGTGGGCCTGAAGCCCTTCACCCGGGAAAACGTCTTCAACTACTACATACCGCTACACGGGCTCGTCAGCTATGGAGCCCTTTCGGTGAATGTGATGAACCCCCAGATCGTGCCCCAGCTTCTGCCCAAGAAGGATCTGACAAACGTCTTTCTCATCTCGGCTGTGGTGGGCAGTGCCTTCTACATTTACGGACGTCCTCATTTGAAGGACGTGAAGAACAACAAGCGCGGCGCATACGCCCTGCTGGGAGCCACACTCTTCAGCATGGGATCAGTCCTAGCCTGGGCACTGATCAAGTCCGCCTGCCCCAAGGACAACGCCCTGCTTGCCACTCTAGCCGGTCTGGGTACTGGCGCAGCATTTGTGAAGCTCGGCACCGACTACATCCAGGAAGTGGACAAGCTGCAGAAGAACTAA
- the LOC6495269 gene encoding F-box/LRR-repeat protein 6, with translation MSESQASQVEETKVSDEDGVKEKAESSAAKVTEESAMEVDTDIGSGGPTGLQIQSDHLGDKEKSTTTVDINTLTPSTPSQTPPQLLASETTTSGVTAVIPENILSPPKSETQTDETNTATSTSCSPASEGQRSPVAEQTQLLVSVPAPPKQEQTEPPTAVNGSIPKSGKPLSTAISSAKKSSKAASTSPRASRARKPKALPMYESEISDHKVGIKLCIKKSDAGDGAPAAATPPVPVPPAASKPARKRVRKPKQADSDESEYEPRKKKGGGGGGGGGGGGGDSGNSQKKAATEAVAAAEPIEQSVWAQKLPEDVLFRIFEQVVDKEGCLPTLFRLGRVCSLWRQVSLRPTLWRTMDLTTWIKEKYRTELKLKWFVDNRCSACTELNVSNWKISDINCFLAKLASGCPNLMGITLSGWKGFTSDHLTYLVDNMKKLQRLDLSSINVEMNASKSAVGVNSLCNALQTMGSRLTHLYLAHNRLAGIPQIVGILSTHCPNLTLLDLSNVTTQATSHGVLHIEKLQHGCQKLKVLRVTNSHITPSTASMQEIMDSPGFPNLEELSVAALTDESRIISDDHLQRILKSSSKLKLLDVRNCTRLTHESLIRLPAWDIKHLFLSGCSVTRDMGSGLELIASKWAHSLIELDLAWANVQQPIDNALRALAEKGSESPLAHLNLCGSSVSDEAVKEILTNCVNMSSINLASCRGLPRGVKRLMQGPQELRELREVLGVQLKGSSNSNSNSSSSGSN, from the exons ATGAGTGAATCTCAGGCCTCTCAAGTGGAGGAGACCAAGGTGTCCGACGAAGATGGCGTCAAAGAGAAAGCTGAGTCGTCGGCAGCCAAAGTTACTGAGGAATCCGCTATGGAAGTGGACACGGATATTGGATCGGGTGGGCCGACCGGGCTTCAGATTCAAAGCGATCATCTGGGCGACAAGGAAAAGTCGACAACCACAGTGGACATAAACACACTAACACCCTCGACGCCGTCGCAAACACCTCCCCAGTTGTTGGCCTCGGAAACAACCACTTCCGGCGTCACTGCCGTCATCCCGGAGAACATCCTGTCACCACCAAAGTCAGAGACCCAAACGGATGAAACTAACACAGCCACGTCAACGTCATGCTCGCCAGCATCGGAGGGCCAGCGGTCGCCGGTGGCGGAGCAGACGCAGCTGCTGGTGTCAGTGCCAGCTCCTCCAAAGCAGGAGCAAACAGAGCCTCCAACGGCGGTTAACGGCTCCATACCAAAGTCAGGGAAGCCCCTCTCCACGGCGATCAGCAGCGCCAAAAAATCGAGCAAAGCTGCTTCCACGTCACCACGCGCCTCCCGAGCCCGCAAACCCAAGGCTCTGCCCATGTACGAGAGCGAGATCAGCGATCACAAGGTGGGCATCAAGCTGTGCATTAAGAAATCCGATGCCGGAGACGGTGCCCCAGCGGCCGCGACGCCTCCCGTTCCCGTCCCACCTGCAGCCTCCAAGCCGGCACGAAAGCGCGTCCGCAAACCGAAGCAAGCGGACAGCGACGAGAGCGAATATGAGCCGCGCAAGAAGAAGggcggaggtggaggtggaggaggtggtggcggtggtggtgaCAGTGGCAATAGTCAGAAGAAAGCGGCGACAGAAGCGGTGGCAGCAGCCGAACCGATCGAACAAAGTGTTTGGGCCCAAAAGCTTCCCGAGGATGTCCTCTTCAGG ATCTTTGAGCAAGTTGTTGATAAGGAAGGCTGCCTGCCCACCCTGTTCCGGTTGGGACGAGTCTGCTCACTGTGGCGGCAGGTGTCGCTGAGGCCCACTCTGTGGCGCACCATGGATCTGACGACTTGGATCAAGGAGAAGTATCGTACTGAACTGAAGCTTAAGTGGTTTGTGGATAACCGCTGTAGTGCCTGCACAGAGCTGAATGTTT CAAATTGGAAAATATCAGACATTAATtgctttttggccaagttgGCCAGCGGTTGCCCGAACTTAATGGGAATCACGCTGTCCGGCTGGAAAGGTTTCACCTCGGACCACCTGACTTATCTGGTGGACAATATGAAGAAGTTGCAGCGATTAGACCTTAGCTCAATAAAC GTTGAGATGAATGCCAGCAAGAGCGCGGTGGGCGTGAACTCTTTGTGCAACGCGCTCCAGACCATGGGCAGCCGGCTGACGCATCTCTACTTGGCGCACAACCGTCTGGCGGGAATACCGCAAATAGTTGGAATTCTCTCG ACGCACTGTCCGAATCTGACGTTACTGGATCTCTCGAATGTGACCACTCAGGCCACATCGCACGGTGTGCTGCATATTGAGAAGCTGCAGCACGGCTGCCAGAAGTTAAAGGTCCTGCGGGTGACCAACTCTCACATAACACCAAGCACAGCCAGCATGCAGGAAATT ATGGACTCCCCAGGATTTCCGAATCTAGAAGAGCTTTCTGTGGCCGCCTTGACGGATGAGTCGCGCATCATTAGCGACGATCATCTGCAGAGAATCTTGAAGAGCAGCTCGAAGCTCAAGCTTCTGGACGTACGCAACTGCACCAGGCTGACTCACGAAAGCCTAATACGTCTGCCAGCCTGGGATATAAAGCATTTATTCCTGTCGGGCTGCTCTGTCACGCGAGACATGGG GTCGGGCCTGGAGCTCATCGCCTCGAAGTGGGCGCACAGTCTCATCGAACTCGATCTGGCCTGGGCGAACGTGCAACAGCCGATAGACAATGCCTTGCGTGCCCTCGCCGAAAAAGGCAGCGAATCTCCGTTGGC GCATCTGAACCTGTGCGGCTCGTCGGTGTCCGATGAGGCGGTGAAGGAAATACTGACGAATTGCGTGAACATGAGTTCCATCAATTTGGCGTCGTGCCGTGGATTGCCGCGCGGAGTCAAGCGCCTGATGCAAGGTCCTCAGGAGCTGCGCGAACTGCGAGAAGTGCTTGGTGTGCAATTGAagggcagcagcaacagcaacagcaacagcagcagcagcgggagCAACTAA
- the LOC6495268 gene encoding UPF0605 protein CG18335 has product MEHAITPEPHLVPGYTGHCARDRSRVGRTYGRQTHKLLIDPCIYHAPELIVAPIHVTRGLKDYPTERELKVLKTREDLVDSVYRHPILPGYAGFVPNIRSQVGKRYVAAASAGVANHETLMELYRCENRTLRHRDLLESGKGLFDRKINERLLPQAKYRAPLLPVTGVSEGLADQCCPPKTEKLTYSKFTSPHFLDDEDPDKFIINGYAGHIPMSVTRFGESNKVLTNRALCSFSDYMYKRKRDSWCCGQDLTRPAITCPPVHHFVVYHEDDGMVPNYAGHVPGEMYKFGRTFSKTTYDAKRWLEVHKGLTVLPEVANLDYAY; this is encoded by the exons ATGGAGCACGCAATTACGCCGGAGCCGCATTTAGTGCCTGG GTACACGGGACACTGCGCCCGGGATCGGAGCAGAGTAGGACGCACTTACGGCCGACAAACCCACAAGCTACTGATCGATCCCTGCATCTATCATGCTCCGGAACTTATAGTGGCCCCCATCCATGTCACGCGAGGCCTTAAAGACTATCCGACTGAGCGCGAGCTGAAGGTGCTGAAAACCCGAGAGGATCTAGTGGACTCTGTTTATAGACATCCGATCCTTCCGGGTTACGCCGGCTTCGTTCCAAACATTCGAAGCCAGGTTGGAAAGCGATATGTGGCGGCTGCTTCCGCCGGGGTGGCCAACCATGAGACCCTAATGGAGCTCTACCGTTGTGAAAATCGAACTCTGAGACACAGAGATCTCCTGGAGAGTGGAAAGGGTCTGTTCGACCGGAAGATCAACGAAAGATTGCTCCCGCAGGCCAAGTACCGAGCTCCTCTGCTTCCGGTAACTGGCGTTTCCGAAGGATTAGCTGACCAGTGCTGTCCGCCGAAGACCGAAAAGCTTACATACAGCAAGTTTACTTCGCCTCATTTCCTAGACGACGAAGATCCCGACAAGTTCATAATCAATGGCTACGCGGGCCACATACCCATGTCTGTGACTCGGTTTGGGGAATCCAACAAGGTGCTTACCAACCGGGCACTTTGCAGCTTCTCCGACTATATGTACAAGCGGAAGCGTGACTCCTGGTGCTGCGGTCAGGACCTCACCCGGCCGGCTATCACCTGTCCTCCTGTACATCACTTCGTCGTATATCATGAGGATGACGGCATGGTTCCCAATTACGCCGGCCACGTTCCCGGCGAAATGTACAAGTTCGGGCGTACTTTCAGCAAAACCACGTACGATGCCAAACGGTGGTTGGAGGTGCACAAGGGACTCACCGTCCTGCCAGAGGTGGCCAATTTGGACTACGCCTATTAA